Proteins found in one Miscanthus floridulus cultivar M001 chromosome 4, ASM1932011v1, whole genome shotgun sequence genomic segment:
- the LOC136549453 gene encoding heat stress transcription factor A-2b-like: MDPMLNPVKVESHGEGGDLLAGTEDAGDGPSAAVAAAPRPMEGLHDPGPPPFLTKTYDMVDDPATDPIVSWSATNNFVVWDLHAFATVLLPRLFKHNNFSSFVRQLNTYQAFIYKGT; this comes from the exons ATGGACCCAATGCTGAACCCAGTGAAGGTGGAGAGCCATGGGGAGGGAGGAGATTTGCTGGCAGGCACGGAGGATGCCGGGGACGGGCCGTCCGCTGCCGTCGCCGCGGCGCCGAGGCCGATGGAGGGTCTGCATGACCCTGGGCCGCCGCCGTTCCTCACCAAGACGTATGACATGGTTGACGACCCGGCCACCGACCCGATCGTGTCGTGGAGCGCCACCAACAACTTCGTGGTGTGGGATCTGCACGCCTTCGCCACCGTGCTGCTGCCCAGGCTCTTCAAGCACAACAACTTCTCCAGCTTCGTCCGGCAGCTCAACACCTAT CAAGCATTCATCTACAAGGGAACATGA